The Kroppenstedtia pulmonis genome has a segment encoding these proteins:
- a CDS encoding purine-nucleoside phosphorylase: MTGLCEKMEDAKSYIQSKTSHSPKIGLILGSGLGDLADDIREADVIPYHEIPHFPKSTVEGHAGQLVIGKLSGKTVVAMQGRFHYYEGYTQQVVVFPVYVMKALGVDVLIATNACGGMNQSFKAGDLMLIEDHINMTGANPLIGPNDSRLGVRFPDMSAAYDPDLRKLAHHVANKEDIALQQGVYAGVSGPAYMTPAELIMLRNLGGDTVGMSTVPEVIAARHAGIRVLGISCITDMAIGEELEPLTHEQVVETANRTKPIFIRLVKNIVNEVTV, encoded by the coding sequence ATGACTGGTCTTTGTGAGAAAATGGAAGATGCCAAAAGCTACATTCAGAGTAAAACCTCCCACAGCCCAAAAATCGGATTGATCCTGGGTTCCGGATTAGGGGATCTGGCGGATGACATCCGGGAAGCAGATGTAATTCCCTATCATGAAATTCCTCATTTTCCGAAGTCTACTGTGGAAGGTCATGCCGGGCAATTGGTTATCGGTAAACTTTCCGGAAAAACCGTGGTGGCGATGCAGGGACGGTTTCATTACTACGAGGGGTATACTCAACAAGTCGTGGTTTTTCCGGTTTATGTCATGAAAGCATTGGGAGTCGATGTTTTGATTGCCACCAATGCCTGTGGCGGTATGAACCAATCTTTCAAGGCCGGGGATTTGATGCTGATTGAGGATCACATCAACATGACCGGTGCCAATCCTTTAATCGGTCCCAATGACTCCCGGCTCGGTGTCCGTTTCCCCGATATGTCTGCCGCATACGACCCTGACTTGCGTAAACTTGCCCATCATGTGGCGAATAAAGAGGATATCGCATTGCAACAAGGGGTATATGCCGGGGTGAGTGGCCCTGCCTACATGACCCCTGCGGAATTAATCATGTTGCGGAATCTGGGAGGGGACACGGTTGGGATGTCGACTGTACCGGAGGTGATTGCCGCCCGTCATGCCGGAATCCGGGTGTTGGGGATCTCTTGTATTACGGATATGGCCATTGGCGAAGAGCTGGAACCGTTGACTCATGAACAGGTAGTTGAAACCGCTAATCGTACTAAGCCGATCTTTATCCGCCTGGTTAAGAACATTGTTAACGAGGTGACTGTATAG
- a CDS encoding stage V sporulation protein AA, whose amino-acid sequence MVYLQMKKKIEAQPGHVIRVGEVAKVLSEKDTEKLEALSVTVMEEKWGGLFIIDWMEVVFVIQKYNPNLDIRSVGPPQTIVEWKPKTKTPPWFYVVLVWSLLFVGSGLAIMNFHADVSMKEVHERIYYLLTGMNQTRPLILQIPYSLGIGIGMILFFNRLFKQKINNEPSPLELEVFLYQESIDQYVIDHEKTKGRRGDSHGSSR is encoded by the coding sequence ATGGTGTACCTCCAAATGAAAAAAAAAATAGAAGCTCAGCCGGGTCACGTGATACGTGTGGGAGAAGTGGCTAAAGTTTTGTCAGAAAAGGATACTGAAAAATTGGAAGCCCTTTCCGTTACGGTCATGGAGGAAAAATGGGGTGGCTTGTTCATAATCGATTGGATGGAAGTAGTGTTTGTGATTCAAAAATACAACCCCAATCTGGATATTCGGAGTGTGGGTCCTCCGCAAACCATCGTGGAATGGAAACCCAAGACAAAGACTCCCCCCTGGTTTTATGTCGTCCTGGTCTGGTCACTGCTGTTTGTGGGTTCTGGTTTGGCAATTATGAACTTTCATGCTGACGTGAGTATGAAAGAGGTCCATGAGCGAATTTACTATTTGCTCACAGGTATGAATCAGACCCGGCCGCTTATTTTACAAATTCCCTATTCCTTGGGGATTGGTATCGGCATGATTCTATTTTTTAATCGCCTGTTTAAGCAAAAGATTAATAATGAACCCAGTCCGTTGGAGCTGGAGGTTTTTCTGTATCAGGAAAGTATAGATCAATATGTAATTGACCATGAAAAAACAAAGGGACGGCGGGGAGACTCCCATGGATCTTCTCGATAA
- a CDS encoding stage V sporulation protein AE: protein MNKRQVIVITDGDQVAKKVVEDVASRIGGRCISASAGNPTPLTGPQLVDLIREAPHDPVLVMFDDCGASIKGRGEQALEYVLSHPDIHVLGAVAVASNISDVTGIAADVVLNYEGRMVNRSVDKHGKEMPGSSMRIYGDTVDVLNRYPLPLVVGIGDVGKMRHGDNHLLGSPVSTMAVKLILDKNGYDTSALELDDNSPQLSLGKNEGV from the coding sequence ATGAATAAACGACAAGTGATTGTAATTACGGATGGAGACCAAGTGGCAAAAAAAGTGGTGGAAGATGTGGCGTCTAGGATTGGAGGACGCTGTATTTCAGCATCGGCGGGAAATCCCACTCCCCTGACCGGACCGCAGTTAGTGGATTTGATCCGGGAAGCCCCTCATGATCCGGTACTGGTTATGTTTGATGATTGTGGAGCGTCCATCAAGGGACGGGGAGAGCAAGCCCTGGAATATGTACTGTCTCACCCGGATATCCATGTCTTGGGAGCGGTAGCCGTGGCATCCAACATTTCAGACGTAACGGGAATAGCCGCGGATGTCGTGTTAAATTATGAAGGGCGTATGGTTAATCGCAGTGTTGACAAACATGGAAAGGAAATGCCGGGATCATCGATGCGGATCTACGGTGATACAGTTGATGTCCTGAATCGGTACCCGTTGCCCTTGGTTGTGGGAATCGGAGATGTAGGGAAAATGAGACATGGCGACAACCATTTATTAGGATCCCCGGTGTCGACGATGGCTGTGAAACTTATTTTAGATAAAAATGGATATGATACTTCCGCCTTGGAACTTGATGATAACAGTCCCCAATTGTCCCTTGGCAAAAATGAGGGAGTATGA
- a CDS encoding transglycosylase domain-containing protein — MGKTGLRFMGDQKFRMIRQRHPINGIYMIAGGVLAFILINIFSWVVLLGWGSQWMDEKKLSDLEKLVSTHEPSTPSGYVHIDEMPDQLLEAFIAVEDQRYMSHHGVDPRSLGRAMWVDILAGKRVQGGSTITMQLARNLFLTHDKTFVRKMKEIIIAVHLENRFTKEQILELYLNKIYFGHGKYGIEQAANLYFKKTVRVDNPNKSTISLSEAAILAALPKAPELYSPIKHPERSRKRQVLVLNQMEKLGYITNEEKQAALTEAAEQVYIRKAD; from the coding sequence ATGGGAAAAACGGGTTTGCGGTTCATGGGAGATCAGAAGTTTCGTATGATACGGCAGAGACATCCGATTAATGGAATATATATGATAGCCGGAGGAGTGTTGGCCTTCATTTTGATTAATATTTTCAGTTGGGTAGTATTGTTAGGATGGGGAAGTCAGTGGATGGATGAAAAAAAGTTATCGGATTTGGAAAAGCTGGTATCCACCCATGAACCATCGACACCATCAGGTTATGTTCACATTGACGAAATGCCGGATCAGTTGCTGGAAGCCTTTATCGCTGTTGAAGATCAACGATACATGTCCCACCATGGTGTGGATCCCCGCTCCCTGGGGCGGGCGATGTGGGTGGATATCCTGGCAGGCAAAAGGGTTCAGGGAGGAAGCACCATTACCATGCAATTGGCACGTAACCTGTTCTTAACCCATGATAAAACCTTTGTCCGGAAAATGAAGGAAATCATTATTGCCGTTCATTTGGAGAATCGTTTCACAAAAGAACAGATATTGGAATTATACCTGAATAAAATCTACTTTGGTCATGGTAAGTATGGAATTGAACAGGCTGCCAATCTGTATTTCAAAAAGACAGTTCGTGTGGATAATCCGAATAAGTCCACGATTTCGTTAAGTGAAGCGGCTATATTGGCTGCATTGCCCAAGGCACCAGAACTCTATTCTCCGATCAAACATCCGGAACGATCTCGTAAACGGCAGGTTCTAGTACTCAATCAAATGGAGAAGTTAGGCTATATTACTAACGAGGAGAAGCAGGCAGCCCTGACAGAAGCGGCGGAACAAGTCTATATACGCAAAGCAGACTAA
- the spoIIAA gene encoding anti-sigma F factor antagonist, giving the protein MSLLVDVSYHRNVLVVRLSGELDHHTAKSVRERLEGELYKGIYSDMVLNLSELTFMDSSGLGVILGRYRQVSEQGGKMILCSVHSSIYRLFELSGMFKILPLYENEQSALQACGVAS; this is encoded by the coding sequence ATGAGTTTATTGGTGGACGTATCTTACCATCGAAATGTATTGGTGGTTCGATTGTCCGGGGAATTGGATCACCATACGGCCAAAAGTGTACGGGAGCGTTTGGAAGGAGAGCTTTATAAAGGGATTTACTCTGATATGGTTCTGAATTTGTCGGAATTGACCTTTATGGACAGTTCCGGACTGGGTGTGATTTTAGGGCGTTACCGCCAGGTTAGTGAGCAGGGGGGCAAAATGATCCTTTGTTCTGTTCACTCGTCCATATACCGATTGTTTGAATTATCGGGTATGTTCAAGATACTTCCATTATATGAGAATGAACAATCTGCTTTACAAGCTTGTGGGGTGGCATCATGA
- the sigF gene encoding RNA polymerase sporulation sigma factor SigF: MDSDVRNSRHKHLSDREVKNLIRSSQKGSTEARDRLVNHNIRLVWSVVQRFLNRGYEAEDLFQIGCIGLLKAVDKFDLNYDVKFSTYAVPMIIGEIQRFLRDDGMVKVSRSLKELSNRIRKSKDELTKQLGRSPTVHELAEEMNVSPEEVVFAQEANRTPASIHETVYENDGDPITLMDQIADNSEDTWFDHLALKEAINQLNDRERLIVYLRFFKDQTQSEVAERLGISQVQVSRLEKRIIRRMREDIE; encoded by the coding sequence ATGGACTCTGATGTACGTAACTCCCGCCACAAACATCTGTCCGACAGAGAAGTGAAAAATCTGATTCGATCCAGCCAGAAGGGAAGTACCGAGGCCCGGGACCGTCTTGTTAACCACAATATTCGTCTCGTTTGGTCCGTGGTGCAACGATTTCTCAATCGAGGCTATGAAGCGGAAGACCTGTTTCAGATTGGGTGTATCGGTTTATTGAAAGCGGTGGATAAATTTGATTTAAATTATGATGTGAAATTTTCCACCTATGCGGTTCCCATGATTATCGGGGAGATTCAAAGATTTCTCCGGGACGATGGCATGGTAAAAGTGAGTCGCTCCTTAAAGGAGCTGTCCAACCGGATTCGAAAATCCAAGGATGAATTAACCAAACAGCTGGGTCGTTCACCGACAGTGCATGAACTGGCAGAGGAAATGAATGTAAGCCCTGAAGAAGTGGTGTTTGCCCAAGAAGCGAATCGAACCCCCGCTTCTATTCACGAAACGGTCTATGAAAATGACGGTGATCCGATTACTTTGATGGATCAAATCGCCGATAACTCTGAGGACACATGGTTCGATCACCTTGCTTTGAAAGAAGCAATCAATCAATTGAATGATCGGGAACGGTTAATCGTTTACCTTCGCTTTTTCAAGGATCAAACTCAATCGGAAGTAGCAGAGAGATTGGGAATTTCACAGGTACAGGTTTCCCGTCTGGAAAAAAGAATTATCAGAAGAATGAGAGAGGATATCGAGTAA
- the spoIIAB gene encoding anti-sigma F factor: protein MNVHNFMELKFASLSENESFARVAVASFISQLDPTMEELTDIKTVVSEAVTNAVIHGYEEKSDGVITIRTEIEGQRVRIVIRDEGVGIADVNEARQPLFTSKPELERSGMGFTIMENFMDEVQISSSAGQGTEVHLIKVLKTHQQTIQN, encoded by the coding sequence ATGAACGTACATAACTTTATGGAGTTGAAATTTGCCAGCTTGTCAGAAAACGAGTCTTTTGCCAGAGTGGCTGTGGCATCCTTTATTTCTCAATTGGATCCGACAATGGAGGAGCTGACAGACATCAAAACGGTTGTATCCGAGGCTGTGACGAATGCCGTCATTCACGGATATGAAGAAAAAAGTGACGGTGTCATCACAATCAGGACGGAGATAGAAGGACAAAGAGTACGTATTGTGATCCGGGATGAAGGGGTTGGCATTGCAGATGTGAATGAAGCGCGACAACCTTTGTTTACTTCCAAACCTGAGTTGGAACGATCCGGTATGGGTTTTACAATCATGGAAAACTTTATGGATGAAGTACAAATCTCCTCGTCGGCGGGACAGGGGACTGAAGTACATTTGATCAAAGTATTAAAAACACATCAACAGACGATTCAAAATTGA
- the lysA gene encoding diaminopimelate decarboxylase has protein sequence MHLHGTSRINAAGHLEIGGCDTVDLVKRFGSPLYVVDEARVREQMRRYKQAFRETGFSSQVAYASKAFSTMAMCRIVEEEGLFLDVVSEGELFTALEAGFPPSRIYFHGNNKTLRELEMGLDADIYLFVLDNFVEMEMLQTLARSRGKKVRVLLRTTPGIEAHTHNYIQTGQEDSKFGFDLSSGQVLKAVKRVLSSNDLELEGFHCHIGSQIFEVDGFRMAIRKLGEFAEETRHVTGFTTRILNLGGGFGIRYNQNDQPLPIRDYVKAISEGVQESFPHHLPEIWLEPGRSIVGEAGTTLYTIGTVKEIPGVRKYVAVDGGMNDHPRTALYQASYEAILANRASAPCEETVSVAGKLCETGDMLIWDIPLPKVNNGDILAVSCTGAYHYSMSNNYNRVARPAVAFVQNGQADLVVRRETLADLIRNDRIPERLKAGESSSS, from the coding sequence ATGCACCTACATGGCACAAGTCGGATCAATGCAGCCGGGCATCTTGAGATCGGGGGTTGTGATACAGTCGATCTCGTTAAGCGCTTCGGCTCTCCCTTGTATGTGGTGGACGAAGCAAGGGTGCGGGAACAAATGCGCCGATATAAACAGGCTTTTCGGGAAACAGGATTTTCCTCCCAGGTTGCCTATGCCAGTAAGGCCTTCAGTACCATGGCAATGTGCCGAATCGTGGAGGAAGAGGGACTTTTCCTGGATGTTGTATCGGAAGGAGAGTTATTTACGGCTCTTGAAGCGGGATTTCCCCCGTCGAGAATCTATTTTCACGGAAATAATAAAACTCTCCGGGAACTGGAGATGGGGTTGGATGCGGACATCTATCTGTTTGTGCTGGATAATTTCGTAGAAATGGAGATGTTACAAACCCTTGCTCGCAGCCGAGGAAAAAAGGTTCGGGTTCTGCTCCGTACGACACCGGGTATTGAAGCGCATACTCACAACTATATTCAGACTGGACAGGAAGACTCCAAATTCGGTTTTGATTTGTCCAGTGGGCAGGTATTGAAAGCTGTTAAACGGGTTCTGTCATCCAATGATCTGGAGTTGGAAGGTTTTCATTGTCATATTGGATCGCAAATCTTTGAAGTGGATGGATTTCGGATGGCGATCCGGAAGCTGGGTGAGTTTGCGGAAGAAACTCGTCACGTAACAGGATTTACAACCCGGATTCTCAATTTAGGCGGTGGGTTTGGCATCCGTTACAATCAAAACGATCAACCCCTTCCGATTCGTGATTATGTAAAGGCGATCTCCGAGGGTGTGCAGGAAAGCTTTCCTCATCATCTGCCGGAAATATGGCTGGAGCCTGGCAGAAGCATCGTGGGAGAAGCAGGAACCACGTTATATACAATTGGAACCGTTAAAGAAATACCTGGAGTTCGTAAGTATGTAGCTGTGGATGGCGGGATGAACGATCATCCTCGTACTGCACTTTATCAAGCTTCTTATGAAGCGATTCTGGCCAATCGCGCTTCGGCTCCTTGTGAGGAAACGGTTTCTGTGGCAGGAAAGTTATGTGAAACCGGCGACATGTTAATTTGGGATATTCCCTTGCCAAAAGTGAACAACGGGGACATATTGGCGGTAAGTTGCACCGGTGCCTATCACTACTCCATGTCCAATAATTACAATCGGGTTGCTCGACCTGCAGTGGCGTTTGTACAGAATGGGCAAGCGGATTTGGTGGTCCGAAGGGAAACCTTGGCTGATTTAATTCGAAATGATAGGATCCCTGAACGGTTGAAGGCAGGAGAATCGAGTTCGTCATAG
- a CDS encoding pyrimidine-nucleoside phosphorylase: MYMVDLIRKKRNGGELSAAEIRHLVQGYAKGEIPDYQMSAWAMAVYFQGMTSRETADLTLEMVRSGDEVDLSAIQGRKVDKHSTGGVGDTTTLILAPLVAAAGVTVAKLSGRGLGHTGGTIDKLESFSGFSTSLSKEEFVHQVNRIGVAVTGQTADITPADKQLYGLRDVTATVDSIPLIASSIMSKKIAAGADAIVLDVKTGKGAFMKDKKQAIRLAQTMVDIGNHVGRRTVAVISDMNQPLGFAVGNALEVREAIETLKGEGPQDLTELCLTLGAQMVVLSGKATSPLEARKILEQKMRDGTALEKFCQLIASQGGDAKAVMEPDHFLPKAKYQEEVSSPKTGYISALEAEKIGLAAMHLGAGRETKEAAIDYAVGLVLNKKVGDSVHFGETVAVLHANDKHKLQAAKDQLLKAVTYATDPVASPDLIQGEVTEDGVFRQP, encoded by the coding sequence ATGTATATGGTGGATCTGATTCGTAAAAAGCGGAATGGAGGGGAACTATCAGCCGCAGAGATAAGGCATTTGGTTCAAGGCTATGCCAAGGGTGAGATCCCGGATTATCAGATGTCAGCTTGGGCGATGGCTGTTTATTTCCAGGGAATGACCAGTCGGGAAACAGCGGACTTGACTTTGGAGATGGTTCGATCAGGGGACGAAGTGGACTTGTCTGCAATCCAAGGAAGGAAAGTGGACAAGCACAGTACGGGAGGGGTGGGAGACACCACCACTTTGATTCTGGCACCTCTGGTAGCAGCTGCAGGAGTTACCGTAGCCAAATTATCAGGACGTGGCCTGGGGCATACAGGTGGAACCATCGACAAGCTGGAATCCTTTTCCGGGTTTTCCACAAGCCTGAGCAAGGAGGAATTTGTACATCAGGTAAACCGGATCGGTGTGGCAGTAACAGGGCAAACCGCAGATATCACACCGGCTGACAAGCAACTTTATGGTCTCCGGGATGTTACGGCAACGGTGGATTCCATCCCGTTAATTGCCAGTTCCATTATGAGTAAAAAAATAGCCGCTGGTGCAGATGCCATTGTACTGGATGTCAAAACGGGCAAAGGCGCCTTTATGAAGGATAAAAAACAAGCCATCCGTCTGGCACAAACAATGGTGGATATCGGCAACCATGTAGGGCGCCGGACAGTGGCTGTAATCAGTGACATGAATCAACCCTTGGGTTTTGCAGTGGGTAACGCTTTGGAAGTTCGAGAAGCCATCGAGACCCTGAAAGGGGAAGGACCACAGGATTTAACGGAGCTGTGTTTAACCTTGGGAGCACAAATGGTAGTACTTTCCGGAAAAGCAACTTCTCCTCTGGAAGCACGCAAAATTCTGGAACAAAAAATGAGAGACGGCACTGCTTTGGAGAAGTTTTGCCAATTGATCGCATCCCAGGGGGGAGATGCAAAAGCTGTCATGGAACCGGATCATTTTTTACCGAAAGCGAAGTATCAAGAGGAAGTCTCTTCTCCTAAAACCGGCTATATATCTGCTCTGGAGGCAGAGAAGATCGGCTTGGCGGCGATGCACCTGGGAGCGGGAAGAGAGACCAAAGAGGCTGCCATCGATTACGCTGTGGGTCTTGTTCTGAATAAAAAGGTGGGTGATTCCGTTCATTTCGGGGAGACGGTGGCAGTACTTCATGCTAATGACAAACACAAACTGCAAGCGGCAAAGGATCAACTGTTAAAGGCAGTGACATATGCCACTGATCCTGTTGCCTCCCCGGATTTGATTCAAGGCGAAGTTACGGAGGATGGAGTATTTCGCCAACCCTGA
- a CDS encoding phosphotransferase, producing MDVRLDPRDVKKAIEFYYPLQVLQVKKIRAAYRVETCSGVFAFKNALKLKDLSSLKLAVLELHRQGFNRVPRLCPSHHTGWLIPYHRETYYMEEWLESVTEVSPKKMDWLEPAGQALAQFHQVLSSLSPKSFAGSRNAIGRWEMELPWHRQQVKRWIGYHQGHYKLLQVLHFIHDRLERAILEEKKARQLERSGSGRRSISFCHGSLHHENIMMDSWSQVWLIDYERMVWDRRVRDLAQLMQYHFEKHDWPIKDVSRFIQAYHKVSPLHEHEWHDLKARMLLPSRLLSSMYQVFEHKAWNEKRWKRLVTAVNQEQRKKSVLEEGLFPSLG from the coding sequence GTGGATGTACGACTGGATCCAAGAGATGTAAAGAAGGCGATTGAATTTTATTACCCACTCCAGGTGTTACAGGTAAAAAAGATACGGGCGGCTTACCGGGTTGAGACCTGCTCCGGGGTATTTGCCTTTAAAAATGCCCTGAAACTGAAGGATCTGTCGTCATTGAAATTGGCTGTATTGGAACTCCATCGTCAGGGATTTAACCGAGTGCCCCGACTCTGTCCATCTCATCATACGGGCTGGCTGATCCCTTACCACAGGGAAACCTATTATATGGAAGAGTGGTTGGAATCCGTTACTGAAGTAAGTCCCAAAAAGATGGATTGGTTGGAACCCGCAGGGCAAGCATTGGCTCAATTTCACCAAGTGCTGTCATCCCTGTCACCGAAGTCCTTTGCCGGCAGTAGGAATGCGATTGGAAGATGGGAAATGGAACTTCCCTGGCATCGGCAACAAGTGAAAAGATGGATTGGGTACCATCAGGGTCACTATAAACTGCTTCAGGTACTTCATTTTATCCATGATCGTTTGGAACGGGCCATACTGGAAGAAAAAAAGGCACGTCAGCTGGAGAGAAGCGGGAGTGGAAGGAGAAGTATATCATTTTGTCATGGCAGTTTGCATCATGAGAATATCATGATGGATTCCTGGAGTCAGGTGTGGCTAATCGATTACGAACGGATGGTTTGGGATCGGAGAGTACGGGATTTGGCCCAGCTGATGCAATATCATTTCGAAAAACATGATTGGCCCATCAAGGATGTCAGTCGGTTTATACAGGCATACCACAAAGTATCTCCCTTACATGAACATGAGTGGCATGATCTAAAGGCCAGGATGTTGCTTCCGTCAAGGTTGCTATCTTCCATGTATCAGGTTTTTGAACATAAGGCGTGGAATGAGAAGCGATGGAAACGCCTGGTTACTGCTGTGAATCAGGAACAGAGGAAGAAGTCGGTATTGGAGGAGGGATTGTTTCCCTCGTTGGGATAA
- a CDS encoding stage V sporulation protein AB, whose amino-acid sequence MDLLDNLLLVFIGLAGGVAVGSGFVAFLTVLDIIPRLTVITRTKGSIHLYSYALIAGTLVATWADFREWEGSLSPVSTVPVALLSGCFVGLLAAALTEVINVLPILSKRLGMQSKIIYLLMAMVFGKVVGSLIQWIIF is encoded by the coding sequence ATGGATCTTCTCGATAACCTGTTGTTGGTCTTTATCGGTCTGGCAGGTGGTGTAGCAGTGGGCAGTGGCTTCGTGGCCTTTTTAACAGTTTTGGATATTATTCCCCGGTTGACGGTGATCACTCGAACGAAAGGGTCGATTCACCTTTACAGTTATGCACTGATTGCCGGAACTTTAGTGGCTACTTGGGCAGATTTCAGAGAATGGGAGGGTTCGTTGTCTCCTGTCAGCACAGTTCCGGTAGCTCTTCTTTCGGGTTGTTTCGTTGGTCTGCTGGCAGCGGCCTTGACAGAAGTGATTAATGTATTGCCGATTCTGTCCAAGAGACTGGGGATGCAATCCAAAATCATTTATTTATTGATGGCGATGGTTTTTGGGAAAGTAGTGGGTTCGTTGATCCAATGGATTATTTTTTAA
- a CDS encoding D-alanyl-D-alanine carboxypeptidase family protein has protein sequence MQLRMGLWTLLFCVTFAALFPYPTWAAEENSSLARQARSAILMDADSGTVLFEKNSEEKLSPASITKIMTMLLIMEALEKGTISYDDKVRVSERAASMGGSQIFLEQGETMKLEDMMKGVAVGSGNDASVALAEHVAGTEEAFVERMNQRAKELGMNQTRFQNPTGLSEADHYTSARDVAVMSKELLKHPEITRFTRIYDDYLRKETKNPFWLVNTNRLVRFYEGMDGLKTGFTQDARYCLAATAKRGNLRLIAVVMGEPNPKARNREITGMLDYAFSQYESHIVYKQGEMIDRLPIDKGMKSELLIRSPQTFSILTKKGENPEDFTKRIQWERLKAPVRKGQRIGEVLVEKNRQMVSKMELISTREIPQADWWTLQKRTTRKLFFMPEHIKPSMEE, from the coding sequence GTGCAACTTCGTATGGGACTATGGACGCTCTTGTTCTGTGTAACTTTTGCAGCCCTGTTTCCTTATCCAACTTGGGCTGCTGAAGAAAATAGCAGTCTTGCCCGTCAAGCCCGTTCAGCGATTCTGATGGATGCAGATTCCGGAACGGTTTTGTTTGAAAAAAACAGTGAAGAAAAACTATCTCCTGCCAGTATCACCAAGATTATGACAATGCTGCTGATCATGGAGGCCCTGGAAAAAGGGACGATCTCTTATGATGATAAAGTTCGTGTCAGTGAACGGGCTGCTTCCATGGGAGGATCCCAGATTTTTTTGGAACAGGGCGAAACGATGAAATTGGAGGATATGATGAAGGGAGTGGCGGTTGGCAGTGGAAATGATGCTTCTGTGGCCTTGGCGGAACATGTTGCCGGAACCGAGGAGGCTTTCGTTGAAAGGATGAATCAACGGGCAAAGGAGCTCGGAATGAATCAAACCCGTTTTCAAAATCCCACGGGATTGTCGGAGGCAGACCACTATACCAGTGCCAGGGATGTTGCCGTGATGTCCAAAGAGTTACTGAAACATCCGGAAATCACCCGCTTTACACGGATTTATGACGATTACCTGCGTAAGGAAACCAAAAATCCTTTTTGGTTGGTCAATACCAATCGGCTGGTTCGCTTTTATGAAGGGATGGATGGACTGAAAACAGGGTTTACCCAAGATGCCCGGTACTGTTTGGCCGCAACAGCCAAGCGGGGAAATTTACGTCTTATTGCAGTTGTAATGGGGGAACCCAATCCGAAAGCGCGAAATCGGGAAATTACAGGTATGTTGGATTATGCCTTCAGTCAATATGAAAGCCATATCGTGTATAAGCAAGGGGAAATGATTGATCGACTTCCCATTGATAAAGGGATGAAAAGCGAACTGTTGATCCGCTCTCCTCAGACTTTCAGCATCTTAACCAAAAAAGGGGAGAATCCCGAGGACTTTACCAAGCGTATCCAATGGGAGAGGTTAAAGGCTCCCGTCCGAAAGGGACAACGAATCGGAGAGGTATTGGTAGAGAAAAACAGACAGATGGTTTCTAAAATGGAGCTGATTTCCACAAGGGAGATTCCCCAGGCGGATTGGTGGACACTACAGAAACGAACAACCCGGAAACTGTTTTTTATGCCGGAGCATATCAAGCCGTCGATGGAAGAATAA